A window of the Phaseolus vulgaris cultivar G19833 chromosome 5, P. vulgaris v2.0, whole genome shotgun sequence genome harbors these coding sequences:
- the LOC137835588 gene encoding pentatricopeptide repeat-containing protein At3g18970-like isoform X1 produces MRLPRLRCISFLYSFRKESENIKQIHAQLITNGLKLPAFLAKLIEHYCGSPDSHITNNAHLVFQYFDKPDLFLFNTLIRCAKPNDSIIIFQDEFSRGLLFFDDYTYNFVLGACARSPSASTLWVGRQLHSLIVKHGVGSNILVSTTKIYFYSSNKDIISARRVFDEMPMRTSVTWNAMITGYSSLKEGNKQYAVNAISLFNDMLVDVRGIKPTDTTVVAVLSAVSQMGLLETGACMHAFAEKTLCTEDDVFIGTVLVDMYSKCGCLDSALSVFRRMNQKNILTWTALTTGLAIHGKGKQALEVLYKMGDYGVKPNEATFTSFLSACCHSGLMEEGLQFFHEMKRTFSVTPQIQHYGCIVDLLGRAGKLKEAYEFIMQMPINPDDVIWRILLGACKIHEDVVMGEKVGKFLLQLEEWSHPELTSKSQDYVALSNVYALAERWVDVEAVRKQMRAKSISNKAGCSTV; encoded by the coding sequence ATGCGCCTTCCAAGACTTAGATGTATTTCTTTCTTATATTCTTTTCGCAAAGAGTCCGAAAATATAAAGCAAATTCATGCCCAGTTAATTACTAATGGCCTGAAATTGCCCGCCTTCTTGGCCAAGTTAATTGAGCATTATTGTGGCTCACCAGACTCACACATTACTAATAATGCACATTTAGTGTTCCAGTACTTTGACAAGCCAGACTTGTTTCTCTTTAATACTTTGATAAGATGtgctaaacccaatgattctaTTATAATTTTCCAAGATGAGTTTTCTCGGGGACTCCTGTTTTTTGATGATTACACTTACAATTTTGTTCTTGGAGCCTGTGCTCGCTCACCGTCAGCTTCAACATTGTGGGTAGGTAGACAACTACATTCCCTGATAGTAAAGCATGGGGTTGGGTCAAATATTTTGGTTTCGACTAccaaaatatacttttattcGAGTAACAAAGATATTATCTCAGCCCGACGAGTGTTTGATGAAATGCCAATGAGAACCAGTGTTACGTGGAATGCTATGATAACAGGTTATTCTTCCCTTAAAGAAGGGAACAAGCAATATGCTGTCAATGCAATATCATTGTTTAATGACATGTTGGTTGATGTACGTGGAATTAAACCAACAGATACAACTGTAGTTGCTGTGCTTTCAGCAGTTTCTCAAATGGGTTTGCTGGAAACTGGTGCTTGCATGCATGCATTTGCAGAAAAGACATTGTGTACTGAAGATGATGTGTTTATTGGGACTGTTCTTGTTGATATGTACTCAAAATGTGGATGCCTTGATAGTGCCCTGTCTGTCTTCAGGCGCATGAACCAGAAGAATATCTTGACTTGGACGGCATTGACTACTGGCCTAGCCATCCATGGGAAAGGAAAACAAGCCTTGGAGGTTTTATATAAGATGGGAGATTATGGTGTGAAGCCAAATGAAGCAACTTTTACTAGCTTCTTGTCTGCTTGTTGTCATAGTGGGCTTATGGAAGAAGGCCTTCAATTTTTCCATGAAATGAAGAGAACATTTAGTGTGACACCTCAGATACAACATTATGGTTGCATTGTTGACCTTCTTGGCCGTGCTGGAAAGTTAAAAGAAGCATATGAATTTATCATGCAGATGCCAATTAATCCTGATGATGTAATATGGAGGATTCTGCTAGGTGCATGCAAGATTCACGAGGATGTTGTGATGGGAGAGAAGGTGGGGAAATTTCTTCTCCAGTTAGAAGAATGGAGTCATCCAGAGTTGACGTCAAAGAGTCAGGACTATGTAGCTCTGTCAAATGTTTATGCTTTAGCAGAAAGGTGGGTCGATGTTGAAGCTGTAAGGAAACAAATGAGAGCTAAGAGTATCTCAAATAAGGCTGGTTGTAGCACTGTTTAA
- the LOC137835588 gene encoding tRNA-specific adenosine deaminase TAD3-like isoform X2, whose product MTNNCLIVHIPDQQPYDLHHQPTESVFASAINPKHANQIVRRLNQIVPLDDLRHVKRIQKNVLEGGEIQLLVILCVASEGNNQLDSMPPHLQELISSYQLSPFITKVCKYVATSKEEWQEQCKFWPTSYHPRTYNIDGITGFSEEDSQSVLKFMQSAVELAKSNDLVVNAAVIVDPSTKEIISSACDQIYAWNSCKDDSCYGKPESFSSHLNISSTCDPHEPLHSNSSSNWLKQPYTGVACLYIRRWAEHPSHPHSSYFWHPLRHAATVAIESSAARDRNLFPSEGTNEASYQELDSENASWTSSPAKRQKTVCGNDVDDDKLNACTQPSGQPSARPYLCTGYDIYLVWEPCAMCAMALVHQRIRRIFYAFPNPNAGALGSVHRLQGQKSLNHHYAVFRVLLPEEALHKSHV is encoded by the exons ATGACGAATAACTGCTTGATTGTGCACATCCCGGACCAGCAGCCATATGACCTTCACCACCAACCCACTG AGAGTGTTTTTGCTTCTGCCATCAACCCTAAGCATGCCAACCAAATTGTGAG GCGTCTGAATCAGATAGTACCGCTCGATGATCTCCGTCATGTGAAACGAATTCAAAAGAATGTTCTTGAAGGAG GAGAAATACAGCTATTGGTGATCTTGTGCGTGGCCTCTGAAGGCAACAATCAGTTGGATAGCATGCCACCTCATCTTCAAGAGTTGATAAGTTCCTATCAGTTGAGTCCTTTTATCACAAAA GTCTGCAAATATGTTGCAACATCAAAAGAAGAGTGGCAAGAACAATGCAAATTTTGGCCAACATCGTATCACCCAAGGACCTA CAACATTGATGGCATTACTGGATTTAGCGAGGAGGACTCACAATCAGTTTTGAAGTTTATGCAATCGGCTGTTGAGTTGGCAAAATCTAACGACTTG GTAGTCAATGCTGCAGTGATAGTGGATCCTTCAACTAAGGAAATCATTTCAAGTGCATGTGATCAGATTTATGCTTGGAACTCTTGCAAAGATGACAGCTGTTATGGAAAGCCGGAATCATTTAGTTCCCATCTCAATATTTCTAGTACATGTGATCCCCATGAACCATTGCATTCAAACAGTTCCTCCAATTGGCTTAAACAACCATATACAGGTGTTGCCTGTTTATATATTCGGCGATGGGCTGAGCATCCATCTCATCCACACAGTTCATATTTTTGGCACCCTTTGCGACATGCTGCCACTGTAGCTATAGAATCATCTGCTGCCAGGGATAGAAACCTTTTTCCCAGTGAGGGAACCAATGAAGCAAGTTATCAGGAATTGGATAGTGAGAATGCTTCTTGGACTAGCTCTCCTGCAAAGAGACAGAAAACTGTGTGTGGAAAT GATGTGGATGATGATAAATTGAATGCTTGCACTCAGCCTTCTGGGCAGCCGTCAGCGCGACCGTACTTATGCACTGGTTATGACATATATCTTGTTTGGGAACCATGCGCTAT GTGTGCAATGGCCCTTGTTCATCAGAGAATTAGACGAATATTTTATGCTTTTCCAAATCCTAATGCGGGTGCCTTGGGCAGTGTTCACAGATTACAAGGACAGAAAAGCTTAAACCATCATTATGCTGTTTTCAGGGTTTTGTTACCTGAAGAAGCCCTGCATAAGTCTCATGTTTAA
- the LOC137835588 gene encoding tRNA-specific adenosine deaminase TAD3-like isoform X3, with translation MQSAVELAKSNDLVVNAAVIVDPSTKEIISSACDQIYAWNSCKDDSCYGKPESFSSHLNISSTCDPHEPLHSNSSSNWLKQPYTGVACLYIRRWAEHPSHPHSSYFWHPLRHAATVAIESSAARDRNLFPSEGTNEASYQELDSENASWTSSPAKRQKTVCGNDVDDDKLNACTQPSGQPSARPYLCTGYDIYLVWEPCAMCAMALVHQRIRRIFYAFPNPNAGALGSVHRLQGQKSLNHHYAVFRVLLPEEALHKSHV, from the exons ATGCAATCGGCTGTTGAGTTGGCAAAATCTAACGACTTG GTAGTCAATGCTGCAGTGATAGTGGATCCTTCAACTAAGGAAATCATTTCAAGTGCATGTGATCAGATTTATGCTTGGAACTCTTGCAAAGATGACAGCTGTTATGGAAAGCCGGAATCATTTAGTTCCCATCTCAATATTTCTAGTACATGTGATCCCCATGAACCATTGCATTCAAACAGTTCCTCCAATTGGCTTAAACAACCATATACAGGTGTTGCCTGTTTATATATTCGGCGATGGGCTGAGCATCCATCTCATCCACACAGTTCATATTTTTGGCACCCTTTGCGACATGCTGCCACTGTAGCTATAGAATCATCTGCTGCCAGGGATAGAAACCTTTTTCCCAGTGAGGGAACCAATGAAGCAAGTTATCAGGAATTGGATAGTGAGAATGCTTCTTGGACTAGCTCTCCTGCAAAGAGACAGAAAACTGTGTGTGGAAAT GATGTGGATGATGATAAATTGAATGCTTGCACTCAGCCTTCTGGGCAGCCGTCAGCGCGACCGTACTTATGCACTGGTTATGACATATATCTTGTTTGGGAACCATGCGCTAT GTGTGCAATGGCCCTTGTTCATCAGAGAATTAGACGAATATTTTATGCTTTTCCAAATCCTAATGCGGGTGCCTTGGGCAGTGTTCACAGATTACAAGGACAGAAAAGCTTAAACCATCATTATGCTGTTTTCAGGGTTTTGTTACCTGAAGAAGCCCTGCATAAGTCTCATGTTTAA